Sequence from the Xenorhabdus nematophila ATCC 19061 genome:
CCTGCAACACACGAGCGGCTAATTCCAAGGATATCAGCGATTTCTTGCTGCTGCATGAAAGGATCGCCCTTCAGTAGTTGCAATATCTGATTTTCCCTTTTCAACATATCATGTCCTTAGCTATTTTTTGTATTAATGTTGTATTGCATGTCTGATAAACAGTAAAGATTATTTTGATATTTGATTCTAATTATGAGAGTACGATCGTAAGTTATATAAAGTGAACATTTTGCATAAAAGTGTGATTTTAGTCTTGAATTTTAAACTAAAAATATAGATAAAGTGAGAATATAATATAGTCTATAAAACTGGCAATATTTTATACTGCGATAAATTTTTATTAAACAAAGAGTTGCATTTTTTATGAAAATAACAAACAAATGTTTGGTTTTCATTGTGTGTTTTTTATCGCTGAATAAATTAGTGGAGGATGTAATGAGTTTAGTTAAAAGTGAGGAGCGGATAACTCTTCAGTCATATAGCATGCTATATGACTGAAGATCCGCTTACTTGCTTAGTCTGAAATCAGAAGCCTGTTAATACTATGATTTTTTATCAGCTATCATATGGTATGAAACTGCAATGCCTGCTGCTTGACCTGCCAATGAAGGTTCATCACTGGCTAAGTACAATCCTGAAATATAGTGGTTATCGACAGCATATTTTCTATAGTTACTGGCATAGCGTTGGCCAAGCCTAAATTGACGTCCGTCACTTAATGTAAAGAATGCCTCATCAATAGCGCCATTTCCCCATACTTCCAGGCTGGTTATAACGCTGTCATTCAGTTCAATTGAGTTTACTTCTGAAGTTACTGTACCGAGGGTATAAGATGCATCGTTTGCAAATGTGACTTTAATGCCTCCAACTCTGGGTGCGTTTCCGATTCTTTGTACATACCCAATCAATGATTTTATTTTGTTGTACTTCCCATTAATTAAAGCAGGCTTGAATGGCTCTTGCATTTGATCGTCTTCTGTCAGGGCTTGAACCCTTGTTTTATTTGTCTGGCGATCGAATACGGTGGAGTAGCTGATAGTTTTAGGATAAAAACTTTGCTCAAGGCTATTATTTTGTATATGGTTAATGACTTCGAGACATTCTAAACCATGTAATAAACAATAGCCTCTTACAGATAATAAATTATTGGTGATATTTGCTGCTGTTGAAGTGTTCATCGCATTATCATATTCACGAGTATAGACATCATGAATATATTTATCGGCGCTGGTAGATAATTTTCCTATCAGCTCTTTTAATTCATTAACTTCTATATCTGTTAGTTTGATCTCATCTTTTCTCTCTATACCCATTTTCCAATAAGGGGCTTGTAACATAATCGTATTGGTATACATGGGAAGAATTTGATAATTTGTTTTGTTATCAAAAGACTTGAATTTTTCGTCTATACTGACCAGATATCTCGCCAGAAACATGTATGCGTCATGGCTTTCTTGAGTGCCAGGTGAGGATTCTAGCATGAATTGCACATGTTCCATTTTGCCTTTAATTTCTTGTATATCGCCGTTCAATATTCCTTGAATAGTTTTGAGATTGGCTTGCTCGATCATTTGTTCTACTTTTTGGAGAATTTGCTCCCAAGTATTGTCGGTTTGTTGTGGCCAAAATAACCCTAACAAAAATGATATTGCTGAGCCCGGACCAGGAATAAAGCCTATACCACCAATAATAGCATCTTTTATTATTGATGACATATCCCATTCATAATTAGGTGTAGAAATTGAATAAGGTGCTGCTAATATAGATTCATTCATTGAGGGTACTATCTCTGAAGCTTGTGATTCATTAGTATTCATCGGTTCATTATTCATGATTTTGTTTCTTGCCTTAAGGATGTTATTTGAAATTCATTGGAAATATGGATTGTATTTCTGCGTTATTATAGATTGTAGCCGGTAACAAAAGCACGTTTGTCTGTATCGTTATAAATTACAACCTTGCTGTAATATAAAGAATTACCCGGTGAATGTAAGACTCCGTCTTCGCCTGCTTTTACAATAATAGAGGAAGATTCAAACCATTCTGATGTAAAAGAGTGGGACCAATAGAAAACAGCTCTGACTGATGAGGCCGGGCCAGAATTAGCAACATAGTAATTTGGTCGTGATTCAGGAATAATCGGTGTATCGGTTCTTATCGCCTCAACAGATGAATGAGGTTCTATTGTCATATCCCTAAAATTAGTAATTGATAAAGGCGCTGAAGCGGGTGTATTTTGGACATCAGTTTCTGTTACTATATTGTTATTAATTGTTACACTACCACCACTGATATGTATTGTAATCATGAGGGATTCTCCTATTAGATTTAAGATAGTCTGATATATTGTTTTGATACCTTAATATTTAAGGCGTTTTTTTGCTATGTTTTGTCAGTTGTCTGTCATTTACATGTATAATTGTCTATGTATTTTGTTATACATGTTATTTTTAAATTTAACTCTATTGTATTACTTGAATGATTTTGTTTTCTTGTGATGCCGGGGGGCATTCTAAGCAGATTTTAAATTGATGTGAAATATAAAAAATAATTATTTTCTTTAAGATTTATATATACTCAGAAAATAGTATCATCAGTAATTAGATATTGTTAATATATGTGGCGTATTATTTATTTTAATGTTTTTTATAATCATAATATATATCACATGTTATATTTAAGCTGTATTATGTGTGAATTTAATGTTGTTTAAAGTAAAAAAAATGTAATGAATTTAGTACAAGAGGTATATTCAATAATTTTCAATCAAAATATAACAGATATATGATCAATAAATTTATCATTATTATATTGATATCTTAGAAATGCATTGTCGTCAGTTTACAGGAATAAAAATACTCTGCCGTCACATCGATTACCAATAAATGCGTCAATGCTGGCAGTTTCTAGGTTTATATTTTTCATAGTGATTAATTCATTGTTTAAATAATTTTTTTTAGCATAATTAAAATGTAAAAAATGGCTGGGGTAAAGTTGTTTTGGGTAAAGTAAAGCCACAACCTGATTGGGTAGTGTTATCAGAGCCTGACACCACCCGCAATCAATTTGACGTGATGAATTTTAGGATAATGTTCAGTCATCTTTTTTTGGTGCAGCCACCAGTACAGATAATCCGCATCATGATAATGTGGATGGAATAATAAACCGACGACACTGCCGCTGTGGGCAACGTTCAGGCCATAAATTCCCGCTTTTTCGACTAAATTCTGTAATTGTTCAAAACAAGGTTTAGGCAGGATAGATTGATTGGCGATGGCACTTAATGTGCAGGCCTCCCCAAGACGATAATTGTCATGCTGTTGATTAGCAAGGCGGAATTGTTTCCATGCCTGCTGGAGCAGAGACGCAGTATCCAACAATTGCGGGTGATGATTTTGTTGATGGAACGCTTCTGTCAAAATGATGTGTGGGCTTTCCAGCAGCAAAATATCAACATCAGGTTGCCAGCCAAAGGGGATTTGTGTCTGGGCAGTAAGATGATCAAACAATGTCAGCCGCTCGAATATCGTACTGTCAGTTGGCTCTAGTCTGATGCAGAGTTGTGCAAGCGTTTTGCTATTCAGTGGTTTTCCCAATAATCTTGCGGTCGCATGTGCAGTTGCGGCAATGTCGGCTGTGCTACTGGCCATGCCTTTGGCGAGAGGGATGGTTGATTGATATTCAATCCGCAGGCTGTCAGAAAATGCCGGCGGTATTTGCCAGTAATCCAATAATAAATTCACCATCTGGCGCATACGGGGCCGTTCATGTTGTGCTGGCATTCCTTCACTGACTGAGACACAACTGAACCAATTAATCGGACACGAGATTAATTTCTCCCCCCCAAGTAACCATCCTTGTAACAATTCTCCACAAGAAGCAGGAAAACAGGCTTCAGCCATGAGAAAAAACGTACCGCATGGTGTCAATCAAACGCTGATTCTCCCATTCACTGCGTACAGCGATGCGATAATAGCGTTCGTCCAATCCTGCATAATTTTGGCAATGGCGGATCATAATCTGATGTTTAAGCAGGGTATGCCATAAATCAACGTCGGGTTTATTGCAGCGAAAGAACAGGAAATTAGCCGACGGAGGCCAGACAGTCAGTTCAGGGAAGGCAGAAAGGTGTGTCCATAAATAATGTTGTTGTGATTCGAGCCATTGATGTGTGGCAGCAATATAAGCGTGATCATCAAGTAAAACCTCACCGACCAGTGCGGCAAAAGTGTTGACTGACCACGGCTCACGCCGTTTTTTCATTTCTGCGATCCCCGCTTTGTTTCCACTGATCAGATAGCCCAGACGTAAGCCCGGAATCGCGAAAAACTTTGTCATTGAACGCAATATATAAAGATGTTGATTGGCAGAAATTTGAGGGATCATTCCTCGGTTATCAGGCAGGAAATCAATAAAGGCTTCATCGACAATTAACGAAATCTTCTTTTCTTCACAATATTCCGCCAATGATTGCAGGAACCGGGGAGCAGGTATTAAACCGGTAGGATTATTGGGTGTTGCGATAAAAATGCAATCGGGTTGAGCACGGGAAAGCGTATCGAATAATCGCATATCAGGCTGAAACCCGGCGTCTGCTGTCAATGTGTATTCAACGATCTCCGCCCCAATTTGCTGCAAAGCCCGCCGGTACTCGGCAAAACCAGGAATGAGGAGTAAGGCCCGTTTTGGGGAGAGATAACGGACAACGGCGTAGATCAGTTCGGTTGCACCATTACCCGCTATCACCGAAGTCTCATCACATTGGTGAGCCTTTGCGATTGCCTGATGCAGATGACGATATTCCACATCGGGGTATTTTTCGATACAAACGAGATGATTTTTAATTAATGCCTTAGCCTGCTCTGGTACACCCAGAGGGTTGATATTAGCGCTGAAATCAATCAGTTCATGGGCTGAAAGGCCATATTTCTCAGCGACTTCAATAATATTTCCACCATGTTTACTCATTAACTTGTTTCCTCAGCAACATTTTTTAGTGTGGAAGAAAATTCACTGAGTGCGGGGAACGATGAAGTAAAAGAGAGTTCGTAACTTAAGTTAACGACATCGCCGACCACAATCAGTGCGGGTGCATGTAGGTTTTTTTCTGCGGCCTTTACCGCCAGATTTTCTAATGTACCGATAACCTTATCTTGTTTGGGGTGACTGGCATACATGATCACCGCGGCAGGTGTTGAAGAGGGTTTGCCATGAAGGATTAATGTCTGGCAAATTTCATTCAGACGGCTCATCCCCATCAGAATAATCAAGGTTCCGTCTAATTTGGCAAGGACTTCCCAATTTTGTTGTTCGTTGCCTTGAGAAGTATGACCGGTGACGATATGAAATCCCGATGCGTAATCCCGATGAGTCACAGGAATGCCTGCATAGGCTAATCCACCAATCGGGGAACTAATACCCGGAATAATTTCAAACGGGATGCCATATTGCGCCAGTACCTCAGCTTCTTCACCCCCACGACCAAAGACGTAGGGATCGCCGCCTTTGAGGCGCACCACTTGTTTTCCTGCCTGTGCCTGTTTTACCAGAATCTGATTAATTTCTTCCTGTGGAATGGGATGATAATCGTACTCTTTCCCCACGTTAATGATTTCACACTGTGCCGGTGCCTGTGCAATAAGTTCAGGGTTGACGAGACGGTCGTGAACGATGACATCAGCAGATTGAATACAATTCAGCCCTTTAACAGTGATTAAGCCCGCTTCACCGGGACCGGCACCGACTAGCCACACTTTGCTTTTATTCATTAAATCACCTCTATTGGATCTATTTTTGGGTTTTTCAGACTGCAATGCGAATTCCATTGAATAATAGAAAATTAAAAGAAGAAATATATTCCCATCTGATTAAACAGGAATATATCTTCTTCATAAAAGTATGTGGGGGTTTGGTTTTTCTTGTGTGTATTATTACCAATATATTATTGGATGTATTATTACGTTAGTTTGTGTAAGTTAAAATTGATTTAAATCAATGTTCATGTTTTTAGATATGAATTATTTTCAATATGAATTTTGTTTACTGTGTGGAATATTATAAATTATTAAAATTTTATAATTACATTAATTCATGTATTTGTATATCTACATAAAATATGTTATTTTTCAATGTGTTAATTTTTTTATTTGTGTTTTTTTAGTCTATTTGAAGTGTCAATTTTTATTTTTAATAAAATAAAAAATATTTTTAAAAATAATAATCATGAACAAGATCACAAAAGTAATAAAGGATGTTTTTATAAAAATAAAAACTGTGTATTTTTAGAATTAAGCATTTTCTCTTATCTCTACTTAATTTGAAAATAAAATTGTAATAAAATTGTAATAAAAGTGTTGATCCTGCTGTTTTATTATTGTTGTTAACATAGAATCAAATATTTGATTCTTAACCTATTTAAGGTGAAATTGATTTTATTGCCAAAAATACACTAACTGAGTTTTATTTGATAAATATCAATGAATGAGAATAGTTTATTCAATTCTTAATATTAATTACATCCGTTTTACCGGATGGTTTCAAGATGCCGCCAATAAAGCGGCAACTTAAAAAAACGAAAGATATATACCCAATGGATTTCAAGATGCAGCGCGACGGCAAGAGAATGAATCCCCAGGAGCATAGCTAACTATGTGACTGGGGTGAGTGAGCGCAGCCAACAAAGCTGCAACTTGAAAGACGACGGGTATAAATAGATTGGGGAAAGCAAATGCAACAGAAATATGCTTTTGTCATTGCAGGTACAGGTAGTGGTTGCGGAAAAACAACAGTTGCTCTGGGCATGATGAGGGCATTGATGAACCGTCAATTACGGGTGCAACCCTTTAAGGTCGGGCCTGACTATCTGGATGGCGGTTGGCATCGAGTCGTCACTGGCGTTGCTTCGCACAATCTTGATGCTTTTATGTTGCCTGTTCCTATTTTAAATGGCCTGTTTAACCATGCGATGGCCGACAAAGATGTTGCGGTCATTGAAGGTGTTATGGGGTTATATGATGGCTATGGTACGGACCCGAACTATTGCAGCAGTGGGGCGATGGCAAAACAGCTGGGTTGCCCGGTCATTTTATTGGTGGATGGCAAGGCGGTTTCCACTTCCATTGCGGCAACAGTGATGGGGTTTCAGCATTTTGATCCTGCACTCAATATTGCCGGCGTGCTGATAAACCGCGTGAATCATGATAGCCATTTTCAGTTGTTGAAACAGGCGATTGAACACTATTGCGGTATCCCCGTTTTGGGACGTATCCCTGTTATGCCGGATATTGCGCTCCCTTCCCGCCAGCTTGGGCTGATCTCTGCACAGGAACGCGATAGAAGACAGGATGAATGTTGGTCTTATTTAGCTCAGCAGATCGAAGCCTCGGTGGATGTGGATAAGTTGCTGGCCCTGACACAACTCTCTGATTTACCGGAAGGCAGTATTGATACGCTGGTTGATCCCGCTCTGGGGCAAGGACTGACGCTTGCGCTGGCAGAAGATGAAGCATTTCATTTTTATTATCCCGATAACTTACTGCTGCTGGAAAAAGCAGGTGTGACGATTAAACGTTTCAGTCCCCTGCATGATCGTCAATTGCCAGTATGTCAGATGATTTATCTGGGCGGAGGATATCCTGAACTCTATGCCCGGAAGTTATCCGCTAATCAGGCGATGCATTCCGCATTGCGGCAGGCACATCAAAAAGGCATTCCCATTTATGCGGAATGCGGGGGCCTGATGTATCTCGGAGACGCGCTGAC
This genomic interval carries:
- the cobA gene encoding uroporphyrinogen-III C-methyltransferase encodes the protein MNKSKVWLVGAGPGEAGLITVKGLNCIQSADVIVHDRLVNPELIAQAPAQCEIINVGKEYDYHPIPQEEINQILVKQAQAGKQVVRLKGGDPYVFGRGGEEAEVLAQYGIPFEIIPGISSPIGGLAYAGIPVTHRDYASGFHIVTGHTSQGNEQQNWEVLAKLDGTLIILMGMSRLNEICQTLILHGKPSSTPAAVIMYASHPKQDKVIGTLENLAVKAAEKNLHAPALIVVGDVVNLSYELSFTSSFPALSEFSSTLKNVAEETS
- the cobD gene encoding threonine-phosphate decarboxylase CobD, encoding MSKHGGNIIEVAEKYGLSAHELIDFSANINPLGVPEQAKALIKNHLVCIEKYPDVEYRHLHQAIAKAHQCDETSVIAGNGATELIYAVVRYLSPKRALLLIPGFAEYRRALQQIGAEIVEYTLTADAGFQPDMRLFDTLSRAQPDCIFIATPNNPTGLIPAPRFLQSLAEYCEEKKISLIVDEAFIDFLPDNRGMIPQISANQHLYILRSMTKFFAIPGLRLGYLISGNKAGIAEMKKRREPWSVNTFAALVGEVLLDDHAYIAATHQWLESQQHYLWTHLSAFPELTVWPPSANFLFFRCNKPDVDLWHTLLKHQIMIRHCQNYAGLDERYYRIAVRSEWENQRLIDTMRYVFSHG
- a CDS encoding GHMP kinase — encoded protein: MAEACFPASCGELLQGWLLGGEKLISCPINWFSCVSVSEGMPAQHERPRMRQMVNLLLDYWQIPPAFSDSLRIEYQSTIPLAKGMASSTADIAATAHATARLLGKPLNSKTLAQLCIRLEPTDSTIFERLTLFDHLTAQTQIPFGWQPDVDILLLESPHIILTEAFHQQNHHPQLLDTASLLQQAWKQFRLANQQHDNYRLGEACTLSAIANQSILPKPCFEQLQNLVEKAGIYGLNVAHSGSVVGLLFHPHYHDADYLYWWLHQKKMTEHYPKIHHVKLIAGGVRL
- a CDS encoding toxin PirB is translated as MNNEPMNTNESQASEIVPSMNESILAAPYSISTPNYEWDMSSIIKDAIIGGIGFIPGPGSAISFLLGLFWPQQTDNTWEQILQKVEQMIEQANLKTIQGILNGDIQEIKGKMEHVQFMLESSPGTQESHDAYMFLARYLVSIDEKFKSFDNKTNYQILPMYTNTIMLQAPYWKMGIERKDEIKLTDIEVNELKELIGKLSTSADKYIHDVYTREYDNAMNTSTAANITNNLLSVRGYCLLHGLECLEVINHIQNNSLEQSFYPKTISYSTVFDRQTNKTRVQALTEDDQMQEPFKPALINGKYNKIKSLIGYVQRIGNAPRVGGIKVTFANDASYTLGTVTSEVNSIELNDSVITSLEVWGNGAIDEAFFTLSDGRQFRLGQRYASNYRKYAVDNHYISGLYLASDEPSLAGQAAGIAVSYHMIADKKS
- a CDS encoding cobyrinate a,c-diamide synthase, yielding MQQKYAFVIAGTGSGCGKTTVALGMMRALMNRQLRVQPFKVGPDYLDGGWHRVVTGVASHNLDAFMLPVPILNGLFNHAMADKDVAVIEGVMGLYDGYGTDPNYCSSGAMAKQLGCPVILLVDGKAVSTSIAATVMGFQHFDPALNIAGVLINRVNHDSHFQLLKQAIEHYCGIPVLGRIPVMPDIALPSRQLGLISAQERDRRQDECWSYLAQQIEASVDVDKLLALTQLSDLPEGSIDTLVDPALGQGLTLALAEDEAFHFYYPDNLLLLEKAGVTIKRFSPLHDRQLPVCQMIYLGGGYPELYARKLSANQAMHSALRQAHQKGIPIYAECGGLMYLGDALTDAQGEQHKMVGLIAGESRMGDRLQRFGYCEATAMQDTPLVAEGETLRGHEFHYSDFISAQSPIFRCVKWRDGAAQKEHRQCWLGGYQNGNTLAGYLHIHFAQRPGLLHRWLTMARRLL